CTTCTCCGGGAAGCAACATCGAGGGCTTCATCTGCAAGTTCAGCTTCAAAGGCATGTGCCGGCCCCTAGCCCTGGGGGGTCCAGGCCAGGTTACCTACACTACCCCCTTCCAGGCCACCAGCTCCTCCCTGGAGGCTGTGCCCTTCGGCTCCATGGCTACCGTGGCCTGTGGGGAAAAGGGCAAGGAGGGGAACAATTATTTCCTGTGCAAGGAAAAAGAAGCCGATGTGTTTGACTGGGGCACCTCGGGCCCCCTCTGTGTCAGCTCCAACCTCAGCTGCAGCTTCAACAATGGGGGCTGCCAGCAGGACTGCTTTGAGGGGGGTGATGGTTCCTTTCGCTGTGGTTGCCGGCCAGGGTTTCGGCTGCTGGATGACCTGGTGAGCTGTGCCTCCCGAAACCCCTGCAGCTCCAACCCCTGCAGAGGGGTGGCCACATGTAAGCCTGGTCCCCTTGGGAAAAGTTATAGGTGCCACTGTCCCCCAGGCTACCAGCTAGACTCGAGTGAGTTGGACTGCAGCGATGTGGACGAGTGCCAGGCCTTCCCCTGTGCCCAAGAGTGCATCAACATCCCCGGGAGCTTCCGCTGTGCCTGCTGGGTGGGCTATGAGCCCGGGGAGGGGACCTGTCGGGATTTGGATGAGTGTGCCCCAGGCCGAAACCCCtgtgcccaggcctgcaccaACACCAAAGGCTCCTTCCACTGTTCCTGCAAGGAGGGCTACATGGTGACTGGCGAGGATGACACCCAGTGCCAGGATGTGGATGAGTGCATAGACCAGGGGGCTAGCCCTTGTGAGGGCCTGTGCTTCAATGTGCCAGGCTCCTTCCACTGTGGCTGCCTGCCAGGCTGGGAGCTGGCCCCCAACGGAGTCTCCTGCATCCTCAGCCACACGTCCCCTGAACCTCCCACAGAGGGACCTCCCCCCCAGAGAGAGGACCGGGGGAGCATCGCCCCTTCTGTGGTAACATCCAGTCCCCCCAGGGACTCTGAGGACATCTCTGAGGAAGCACCCACCATGGGGAGACCCTCCCTGCCCTCCAACATCCTCATCAACCATGTCCCACCGGAGACCGTGGTCTCCAGTGGACCCCCCAGCATAAGGGTGGAGCCTAGCACCAGCCACCCCACGGCCACTACTGGCCATGCTGAGTCTGGAGATGGAGATCTGATGGCCAAACAAAATGAAGACAGCACCAATGGGCAGAAACTGCTTCTCTTCTACATCCTGGGCACCGTGGTGGCCATCTTACTAGTGCTGGCTCTAGCACTAGGGCTACTGGTCTACCGCAAGCGGAAAGTGAAGAAGgcagagaaaaaggagaaaaaaacccCAAGCGCAGCTGACAGTTACTCCTGGGTTCCCGGGCGAGCTGAGAGCAGGGCCATGGAGAATGAGTACAGGTAAGAAGTCGCGACAGGAGGCGGGAGGGCCTGTGGGTGAGGGGGCAGCCAGAAACCAAGCAGAGGGCCAGGACCAACAGCATCATCTACACTGAACGTTAAAAAGCAAATCCCCTTTAGTCAGCCAGAGGCACTCGTGAGCATCATGTGGTGAGCGCCCACCTGCCACAGGTGGACctcgctctgtgggtctag
Above is a genomic segment from Loxodonta africana isolate mLoxAfr1 chromosome 24, mLoxAfr1.hap2, whole genome shotgun sequence containing:
- the CD93 gene encoding complement component C1q receptor; protein product: MATSTGMSLLLLPLLLGWPGTGATAEAVVCAGTACYTAHRGKLSADEAQLNCSTNGGNLATVKSAEEAQRVQEALVQLLRPEEPPTARMGKFWIGLQREKGKCLDTSLPLKGFSWIGGGGHSPYTNWQKEPKSTCISKRCVSLLLDLSLQPPTSRLSKWAEGPCGNPASPGSNIEGFICKFSFKGMCRPLALGGPGQVTYTTPFQATSSSLEAVPFGSMATVACGEKGKEGNNYFLCKEKEADVFDWGTSGPLCVSSNLSCSFNNGGCQQDCFEGGDGSFRCGCRPGFRLLDDLVSCASRNPCSSNPCRGVATCKPGPLGKSYRCHCPPGYQLDSSELDCSDVDECQAFPCAQECINIPGSFRCACWVGYEPGEGTCRDLDECAPGRNPCAQACTNTKGSFHCSCKEGYMVTGEDDTQCQDVDECIDQGASPCEGLCFNVPGSFHCGCLPGWELAPNGVSCILSHTSPEPPTEGPPPQREDRGSIAPSVVTSSPPRDSEDISEEAPTMGRPSLPSNILINHVPPETVVSSGPPSIRVEPSTSHPTATTGHAESGDGDLMAKQNEDSTNGQKLLLFYILGTVVAILLVLALALGLLVYRKRKVKKAEKKEKKTPSAADSYSWVPGRAESRAMENEYRPTPGTDC